In the genome of Planctomycetia bacterium, one region contains:
- the aroF gene encoding 3-deoxy-7-phosphoheptulonate synthase produces the protein MIIVLKSNVTEDQIRHVIERIESLGMKAHLSRGTYRTIIGVIGDERKLQGEPITAIPGVADVVPILPPFKLASLEAHPTPSIVNVAGIKIGGGHLAMIAGPCAVEDAERMHIIAAAVKAAGANIFRGGAFKPRTSPYAYQGMGEDGLKLLREVGDQHGMPIVTEVMDPRRVEMVAEYADMIQIGARNMQNFTLLSEVGQTKKPVLLKRGMSATIKDLLMSAEYILAQGNSQLVLCERGVKGFDTETRNMYDVAAVPAVKALSHLPIIVDPSHATGRPDLIPPCALAGVAAGADGVHIEVHNCPEKALSDGPQALLPEQYAALAKQIAALAKLLGKEISALEGVPA, from the coding sequence GTGATTATTGTTCTCAAAAGCAACGTTACCGAAGATCAGATTCGGCATGTGATTGAGCGGATCGAGTCGCTGGGGATGAAGGCCCATTTGAGCCGTGGTACCTACCGCACGATCATCGGCGTCATCGGCGACGAGCGGAAACTGCAGGGAGAGCCGATCACCGCGATTCCTGGAGTAGCCGACGTGGTGCCGATCTTGCCCCCCTTTAAACTGGCCAGTCTGGAAGCGCATCCCACGCCGAGCATCGTCAACGTGGCCGGCATCAAGATTGGCGGCGGGCATCTGGCGATGATCGCCGGCCCGTGCGCGGTGGAAGACGCCGAGCGGATGCACATTATCGCTGCCGCGGTGAAAGCGGCCGGCGCGAACATCTTCCGCGGCGGCGCTTTCAAGCCTCGCACCAGCCCCTATGCTTACCAAGGCATGGGCGAAGACGGCCTTAAACTGCTGCGCGAAGTCGGCGATCAGCACGGCATGCCGATCGTCACCGAGGTGATGGACCCGCGCCGCGTGGAGATGGTGGCCGAGTACGCCGACATGATTCAGATCGGCGCTCGCAACATGCAGAATTTCACGCTGCTGAGCGAAGTCGGCCAAACGAAAAAGCCCGTGTTGCTCAAGCGTGGCATGAGCGCCACGATCAAAGACCTGCTGATGAGCGCCGAATACATCCTCGCCCAAGGAAATTCGCAACTCGTGCTCTGCGAGCGCGGCGTGAAGGGCTTCGATACCGAAACCCGGAACATGTACGACGTCGCCGCCGTGCCGGCCGTCAAAGCGCTCTCGCACTTGCCGATCATCGTCGATCCGAGCCACGCCACGGGGCGGCCGGATCTGATTCCGCCTTGTGCGCTGGCAGGCGTCGCCGCCGGCGCGGACGGCGTCCACATCGAGGTTCATAACTGTCCGGAAAAGGCGCTTTCGGACGGACCGCAGGCCTTGCTGCCGGAGCAATACGCCGCCCTCGCCAAGCAAATCGCCGCCCTCGCCAAATTGTTGGGTAAAGAGATTTCCGCACTCGAAGGAGTTCCCGCGTGA
- the tpiA gene encoding triose-phosphate isomerase, with translation MRRPLIVGNWKINLNRAEAVRLAEELKPLAADKPGVDVVVCPPFVYLDAVRGVLSGTRWGWGAQDMAHQANGAFTGEVSAAMLLDLGCKYVILGHSERRHVFGETDAEINAKTHAALAAGLTPIVCVGELLAEREARQTGAVIERQFAESLAGLTPEQMVKTVIAYEPVWAIGTGKVATPEQAEEVHRDLRKLLTSRYNAATAEAVRIQYGGSVKPGNAASLLQQPNIDGALVGGACLTSADFGGIIAAAG, from the coding sequence GTGAGACGACCGCTGATCGTCGGCAACTGGAAGATCAATCTCAATCGGGCCGAGGCGGTCCGGCTCGCAGAAGAACTGAAGCCCCTCGCGGCCGACAAGCCCGGGGTGGATGTTGTCGTGTGCCCTCCGTTTGTGTACCTCGACGCCGTCCGCGGCGTCCTTTCCGGCACGCGCTGGGGCTGGGGCGCGCAAGATATGGCCCATCAAGCGAACGGCGCCTTCACGGGCGAGGTCAGCGCTGCGATGCTGCTCGATCTGGGCTGCAAGTACGTGATTCTGGGCCACAGCGAACGCCGCCACGTATTCGGGGAGACCGATGCTGAGATCAACGCCAAGACGCATGCGGCCCTGGCCGCCGGATTGACGCCCATCGTCTGCGTCGGCGAACTGCTGGCCGAGCGGGAAGCTAGGCAAACCGGCGCGGTGATCGAAAGGCAGTTCGCCGAGTCGCTCGCCGGGCTAACCCCCGAGCAGATGGTCAAGACTGTCATCGCCTACGAGCCCGTTTGGGCCATCGGCACCGGCAAAGTGGCCACGCCGGAACAGGCCGAAGAGGTCCATCGTGATCTTCGCAAGTTGTTGACCAGTCGATACAATGCGGCGACAGCGGAGGCGGTGCGGATTCAATACGGCGGGAGCGTCAAGCCCGGCAACGCCGCGTCGCTGCTCCAGCAGCCGAACATCGACGGCGCTCTGGTCGGCGGAGCCTGCCTCACCAGTGCCGACTTCGGCGGCATTATCGCCGCCGCTGGGTAA
- the secG gene encoding preprotein translocase subunit SecG — MWDALGYLLTGLLLLTSIFLVLLILVQRGKGGGLVGALGGMGGQSAFGAKAGGIFWATSIAAGVWILLCICTVKYNSTGTKAFAGASGANVNHLKDAPSTIGPVTDPTKTPVTGAGDAAATGTANTPPPVNGTATQGEVTGDKDFEDQNSAPVGDAAK; from the coding sequence GTGTGGGACGCACTTGGCTATTTGTTGACCGGACTGTTGCTGCTGACGTCGATTTTCCTCGTCTTGCTGATCCTCGTTCAACGGGGTAAAGGCGGCGGTCTCGTCGGCGCGCTCGGCGGCATGGGCGGCCAAAGCGCCTTTGGCGCGAAGGCCGGCGGCATCTTCTGGGCCACCTCGATCGCGGCCGGCGTTTGGATTTTGCTTTGCATCTGCACGGTGAAATACAACTCCACCGGCACGAAGGCCTTCGCCGGCGCATCTGGGGCGAACGTCAATCACCTGAAGGACGCTCCGTCGACGATCGGACCGGTGACTGACCCGACGAAAACTCCCGTAACCGGCGCAGGAGACGCGGCAGCGACGGGAACGGCGAATACGCCACCTCCGGTTAATGGCACGGCGACGCAGGGCGAAGTCACAGGTGACAAGGACTTCGAGGACCAGAACTCGGCCCCCGTCGGCGATGCTGCGAAGTAG